TAACGCATTCAAATCTCTCATATAGTCTAAACTATTTAGACTCACCCCTAAAATATCAGCTACAGCTTGAGGTGGTGGTGGGCTTCCTGGTAAATTATCACCAATCATTAAATAGGTTGTAGCCGATACGCTAAAACCTCCTATCCCAACTCGAAGTCCTATACGATCCTTTGGAGTTCCCATATGTAAATACCAACCATCTGGTCCGGTATGGAAAACAGCCCATCCTGCTCTACCTCTAGGACCAACACCACTAAAAAAGTTTCCTGGTGTGTTTACATATACTTCCATTTCACTATGAAAAGAATTATTTACAAAATCCATTTCCATAGAAAAATGTGCATCAATTCCCACATCAAAAGTTAACCCATCTTGTGGGAAAGATACTTTACTATATTCTACTAAATTTGTTTCTTTTAAGTCTTTAACCAACTGATTATCGGCTAAATCATTAATTTTATTTTCAAGCTTATTAAGTTTTTCTTTGAACTTATCTGCAAACTCTAACTTATAACCTTGCATGATATGAGCTTCCCCGAAGAAAAATATTCTATTCAGTCCTCCATGAGTATTGAAAGCCATTTCAAAACCTACCTTACCATTAAAAGCGCCTTCATTAGCTAATGCAAACCCTAACATTGCTCTAAAACCTAAACCAGAACTGGCATCAGGAGCATAGTCCATACCCGAAGGAGGTTTTGGAGTCTTAACTGGTACAGGATTTCCATTATCATCCAGTTCTCCTTGGTACACTAACTTAGGCGGATTAGATGTCTTTTTCATATGGTAATAAGCTCCACCACCAAAGCCATTAATTTCAACAGGTCCAATCATAGGTTTAGTCTTCAACGAAGATAAATCAGCATAGGCATCAACATACCAATACCTTACATCTGTTTTACCAAACCAAGCTGTTGCTTTTACATTAATACTATTAAAATCTGCCTCTAACTCACCGTAAAAACCATTACCATACACAGGATCATTGTCTTTGATATCAACAAGTCCTTTAAACTTAACACTTCCTAAATCAGCAGCAATATCAATTTTATGTATTTTTATTTTTTCAAATTTCCAACTATGAATTTTTTCTTCTTCTTTAAACTTTCCTATAATTTCTAATTGAGTATTTCCAGAAAAACCCTTTCCCATTAAGTTGACATCAAGAGTAAAACCTAAAGAAGCTTTTTGATCGTTTGCTGTTACATTGATATCTGATATGGTGACAGGAAAATTTGAAAAACTAAAAGACTCACCTTCATACCCCATATGGTCAATTGATATTAAAGGTTTTTCTGTTTGTAATTGTAAATTTTCAAAAGTGATACCTTTGAAATTAATCATTTTACTCGCTGCTCCACTACCTCCTTTAATTGTTAAACTACCATATAAATTAGCTTTCGGTCTAAACTTACCCTCCTTAACTTTAAGAGTTACACTTGAATTTGATTTTAAGTGTGCCTCTGCCATGAAAACGGGAAAATGTAATCCATTTTTTGCTATGGGTTCCAGAGCTAAACTATAATCATCATTCCCTACATCAATTATAGCTGTATATTTAATTGCCTTCCTAACTCCTTTAACAAGTTCTGTTTGATTAATAATATCTTCTTTTGTAACTTTTCCTGAAGTAGGCAAAGCTATATGCCCGCCAAAGCCAGCTCCTGTTATTTTGTTTGCTATAAAAGAAGCATGCAGATCAGTTACAGAAATAGGCCAACCTGAAGCTATTCCCTCTTCGATAGAAAAAAGATTTTCTACTGAGAATTGCCCTGTTATTCCTTCGCCGTCAATTAGAAATTCTTTTGCTGAAAAGCTAAGCCTATTTTGTTCATTTCTTTTCATAAACTCCTTAGGCGCAATAATTTTTATTTCTTCTATAGATACTCCTCTCCACAATTCTTCATTCCCAGGAACTAGGTACTTTTCTTTATACGAGTTAGGAAAACTCATATTTGTAGAGTTTCTTAAATCACTAAAATCAAAAACAGCGTTTTTAACTTCAAAGACTACCCCTCCTTTACCTCTACCTGTTGTAGAATTTTTATCCTTAATTTGAAATGGATGACTTAAATTTATCTCTGCAATAATATCGTTCCAATCTGACACTACTGTTTTAAAAGAGCCTTTAACCCTTGTTTTTCCATCTTTAATAACTTTGTAGTTGGCGTCCAATGGCTCTAATAGTTCTCTTGAGAACAATACATCGGCCGCTACCCCTATTTCTTTAATTCCAGAACAATCAATGGTTATATAGGTTTTGTTTTCTACAATACCTGTTTTCATATTAAAACCTCCCTTCAATTCCAGTAAACCTTTGTTACCTTGTATTGGTATTGCTACATCACCAAACAAGGATATATTGGTATCGCCATATATTCCTCCTTTGTGAGATATTTTTATATTATCTGCTCCAAAAAATAGCTCTTGTTGCTTCCCGTTTGCACCAAGTTGACCAATTGTTAATTTTGCAAAAAGAGTCACCTCTGTGTAATCTGGATAAAACTTAGCTTTACTTACACCTAATAAAGCTGTGTATTTACCGAATCTCTTTTTAACACCAACCGGTAAAGTAATCATATCATCAGAGCCTAAAACATCTACATAGCTACCTGTTTTTTCTATCGCCTCAAAAACAGAGGTTGCTCTACTTATAAGTGTATCTATCTTAGGGTCTGAGTAATTTTCTTTTACATAATCAAAATCAAACTCTCCTTTTACTTTAGAAGAAAACTCAATTAATTTAGGAAGTGCTTTTTTTGACTTAGAAATACTATCTAAAGGATTATCGGTTGAAGAAAAAACTAATTGAGAAAATACAATAAAAAAGAAAAAAGTAATTTTTTTCATAAGCAATAAGGGGTTAACAATTTCATTTTAGCCATGCAAACATATGCAGTAATTTACTGTTTTCCAAAGTTGAAGAATAAAAAATTTCACATTTTTTTAACAAAAACATCCACACTCTTCTTTTTCTCTTTTTTTCATAACTTTATAGTTCTAAGATTATAGAAAAAATAATGGATAACAAACCCAAAAAACAAACTGATAAACAACCTTCTGCTGAACCTCCTTACAAATTATTAAGCTTAAGAACTGGTAAACCAAAAGATTGGGCTGCAGGTATCCCTGGAGTTACAAATGCTATAAAAAGTTTAATTAATGATAAAGCTTTGATTAGAGGAGGAAAAGCTTTGTTTAAAATGAATCAGTTTGATGGTTTTGATTGTCCTAGTTGTGGTTGGCCTGATCCTGATGATGAACGTTCTCCTATTGCTGAGTATTGTGAAAATGGCGCAAAAGCTATAGCTGAAGAGGCTACTAGTAAAAGAATTACTGCAAACTTTTTTAAAGAAAATTCTGTTTATGAACTTTCTCAATTAACTGATTATGAAATTGGACATTTAGGTAGACTTTCTGAGCCTATGTACCTTCCTAAAGGTGGTACTCATTATGAACCTATTAGCTGGGACAATGCTTTTGCAAAAATTGCCGAACACTTAAATAAATTAGAGTCTCCAGATAATGCAGCATTTTACACTTCTGGAAGAACAAGTAACGAAGCTTCTTTTGTATATCAACTTTTTGTACGTGAATTTGGAACAAACAACTTTCCTGATTGTTCTAATATGTGCCACGAAACCTCTGGCTTCACCTTAGCCTCAGTTACTGGTATAGGAAAAGGAACTGCTACTTTAAAAGACTTCTACGATACCGATATCATCATGATTATTGGTCAAAATCCTGGAACGAACTCACCAAGAATGTTAAGCGCTTTAGAGAAAGGGAAAAAGAATGGAGCTAAAATTATTGCTGTTAATCCTCTTCCCGAAGCTGGTTTAATGAAATTCCGAGATCCTCAAAAAATAAGTGGTGTCTTAGGAAAAGGGATCCAACTTGCCGATTTACATCTTCCCGTTAGAATTAATGGAGATTTAGCTCTACTAAAAGCAATCGAACAGTTACTATTACATTTTGAAAAAGAAACTCCTGGTAAAGTTTTCGATCAAGAATTTATCAATAATAAAACAGTTGGATACGAGGATTTAATAAAACAAATTGAAAGCTATGATTTAGATGAATTGGCGAAAGCATCGGGTATTTTAAAAGAAGATATTCAAAAAGCTGCAGAAATGTTAGCTTATAAAAACCGAATTATCATTTGTTGGGGAATGGGACTTACGCAACAACCTAACGGAGTTGATATTATAAAAGAAGTTCTGAACCTATTATTCTTAAAAGGAAGTATTGGTAAACCCGGAGCAGGTTCTTGTCCTGTAAGAGGTCATAGTAATGTCCAAGGAAATAGAACAATGTTGATTAATAATCATCCTTCCCAAGAACAATTAGATAAACTTGAGGAGGTTTTTGGTTTTAATCCGCCAAGAGAGAACGGTTATGACGTGGTTGATACTATAAAAGCAATGAATAACGGAAAGGTTAAAGTACACTTTAGTATGGGGGGTAATTTCTTGTCTGCTACTCCTGACACCACCTATACAGCAAACGGATTAAGACAACTAGACCTATCTGTTTCAGTTTCTACTAAACTCAACCGAACCCATTTAATTCATGGTAAAGAAGCTTTAATATTACCTACTATTTCTAAAAGTGAAATTGATATGGTTAACGGTGAGCATCAGTACACAAGTGCTGAAAATGCTATGGGAATTGTTGAATGGTCTAAAGGAGTATTAAAACCTATTTCTGACAAGCTTATCAACGAAACACATATTGTTTGTAGAATGGCAAAAGCTACTTTAGGAAGCAAAAGTGTGGTTGATTGGGATCGTTACATGAACAGTTATGATACTGTAAGAGATGATATTGAAAAATGTATTCCTGGTTTTGAAAACTACAATATTCGTGTAAAACAAAAAGGTGGTTTTTATTTACCTAATGGTGCTCGTGAAAAGAACTTTAAAACAAAAGAATTTGGTGATCGTGTTCCATTTTCTTTAACTTCTTTACCTGAAAATAAACTAACCGAAGATGAATACTTAATGGCTACAGTAAGAACACATGATCAATTCAATACTACTATTTATGGATTAAATGATCGTTATCGTGGTGTTTATAATGAGCGTCGTGTAGTTTTTATGAATAAAAACGATATAGAAAAAGCTGGCTTTAAATCTGGTGACAAGGTAGATTTATACAATTATGATGACAATACTGAGCGTATTGCTCCGCTATTTATTATTGTTGAATATCCTATTCCTGAAAAAAATACGGTTACTTATTTCCCTGAAACGAATGTGTTGGTTTCAATTCACAACACCGTAAAAGGAAGTAATATGCCTGCCTCAAAACATATTAAAATTAAAATTAAAAAGCACAATCCTGATATCTATGATAAAATAGACGGAACTCTTTATAAGAGATCTAACTCATAAATTAGTTTACTCGTATAGTTTTAATTTATTTTCTAATTGTTGAATTGTTTTATGCATAGAATCCATTCTATCAAGCATATTATTAATCACATCTATACCTTGCATGTTTACCTCTAAATCGTAATGCAACCTGATTATTTTCTCTAAAATTGGTAATTGTTCAGTATGTAGATACTTGTTCGAATCTTTTATTATAAACTCTATGAGCTGAAAAGATTCGATACTTTCTATAAATTGTTCATCTAAATTATGATGAACAATAACTTTTTGTACACTTATTAATTCTTTATCGCTCATATCTATTTTAATTTAGAAAGTTTTGTAAATAACTCTCGTTGTTCATCTGTTAAATTGGTAGGGATATTTACTTTATAAGTAACATATAAATCACCATACTGACCTTCTTTTTTATATTTTGGAAATCCTTTTCCTTTTAATCGGATTTTAGTTCCATTTTGAGTTCCTGATTTTACTTGAAGTTTAACCTTATCAACAAAAGTACTAATCACCACTTCCCCACCTAACACTGCCGTATATAAATCAATACTTTGCTCCGTATATAAATTAGCCCCATCACGTTTAAAGTTAGCGTCAGGTTTAATATCAAAAGTGATGTATAAATCTCCTCTTGGACCTCCATTTATACCTTCACCTCCATGTCCTTTTATTTTAATCGTTTGTCCATTTTCTACTCCTGCAGGAATGGTTATTCTTATTTTTTTTCCATTTACTGTTAATACTTGTTTTTGCGAGGTATAAACATCTCTTAAATTTAATTGTAATGAAGCATTAAAATCTTGACCTCTAAATTGTGCTGTCCTCCTTTCTGAGCTTCTACCACCACCAAATGCAGCATTAAAAAAGTCAGAAAAATCAGTTCCATCAAAACCTGAAGATGAATATTGTTGGTAAGAGCCTCCACTACCAAATTTGCTTTGATAACCTCGTTGTTTTTTTGCTTCCTCATAAACTTCTGCATGTTGCCAATTTTCTCCATACTCATCGTACTTTTTACGATTTTCAGGATTACTCAACACTTCATTTGCTTCGTTTATTTGTTGAAACTTCTTTTTAGCCTCTTCATCATTCGGATTTGTATCTGGGTGATATTTTCTCGCCAACTTCCGATATGCTTTTTTTATTTCAGCAGCAGTAGCATTTTTATTTATTCCTAAAACTTTATAATAATCTATAAATTCCATATCAATTAAATTGCCCTAACACACTAAATTTACAAAATATAATTACACTAAACTAATACTTTACCTCTACATCTTTTTAATGTATTTTTGCATTCTTATTTTGATAATTGAATGACGGTAGAAGATTTAGTAGGAGCATACAATATTATTGGGAGTAATCAGGATGAAAGTGAAAACACTTATAAAGGAACTCTTTTTTTAACGCTTGATGAAAATAATAGAATCCTTGCCAAGTGGCTTATTAATAATGAACAAGAACAGCATGGAACTGGTTTCTTTAAAAACAACATCCTTGTAATTAATTTTAACTATACTGGTGATGACAATACTATTTATAAAGGTGTTGTAGTTTATTCTTGTCTGTCTAAAAATATTTTAGACGGGTTTTGGTCTGAAAAACACGGAAATCCTTTATTTCTTGGAGAAGAACGTTGTTTTAGAGTACAAAATCAAAACGAGCTAATCAATTAAAAAACTTTTAGAAAGAGCCAATATAGTTTTGTTTAAATTATATTAGCTCTTAACTTAAAATCTATATTTGGTTAAATTCTGAAGTATCAATAGCGCTTGGGTTTGATGCTGAAATTTCAAATATTGCATCATTAAAATCATTGTCTCCATTAGGAACTGAGATGTCTTCAAAGGCTATTACTGTAGAATTACAAGTTTTATCATAAAAAATTATACTTTGTTGTCTTCCACTTAAGTTAAAATCAATATCCGTATACTGAGAGTAATAACCATCTGTGATAGAACCATTTCTCCAGCCATTTGCTATTAAAAAGAAGCCTACTACTGTTCCAGGTTCAAAGGTACCAAGTAAACGCATTGTATTACCTTTTATCAACTCCCCTCCAGATCCTTTCGCTGAAGCATTTGGAAAAATTACTACTTTATCTAGTTGATCCTCACTTGTAGGCACACTCCCTTCTTGATAGGTATAATAACCTAGTACATTTTTATAACCTGCTCCTTCATCTACAAAAGTTAAATACAATTCTGTTTCTTCTTTTACAACTATATTTTTTACAGGGTTTGTGAAGTACTCAGGATGTGCCTCTATAGCATTTTGACGTTCAGGAAGGACATTTGCATAAATATTAGGTAACAAAGAGCTACACACTTCTTTATCCTCTTCTAACCCATCTGGTTTACCGTTTGTGGTATATGTTGTAATAGTTTTATATTCATCTTTTATTCTTTTTCTTAAAATTTTAAAACCCCCGTTACCTTTAGCTACAAAAACCCATTCACCATCTGCAATAATATAATTAGCTGAAGCTCCTTCTTCTGCTAAATCCCAATAAAAAACTGGTTGAATATTTTCTCCTACACTTGTTGGATGTGGTGATATAGAGATCCCATCTGAACCGTTAGCGGCGTACACATAATCATTATCTGTGCTTACGCCATTGGTGTTTCCTACAACCAAAAAACTTCCTTTAGATTCATTTATTATTTCTCCATTTGTAACATCTACTAACGTAACTCCGTCTTTACCTTTTGCTACATATATTTGATCACTATTTAAGGGAGAAAATTCCATTGTAGATTTTCCTCTGTATGCTTCTACTACATTTTGATGAAAAATTTCTCCAATACCATATATAGTAGAATTTAATCCTTCCGTTACTGTATTAACTCTTAATTGCGCATTATCTCCAGTAACCAGACTTACTATTTTTGAATTATCTGAAGTACCATTGACAGCGATATATTTTGCATCACTGTAAGTTTCTTTACCAATTGCAAATAAGTCATCTTTATTCAACTGAACAGTGCCTCCATAAGTTTTTCCTGAAGTTATGTATAAATAACTATCGGTAACTGCTATCCCGTTTGCTGATGCTGAGACTCCATCTTTTAAAATATTAGACAGATTTACTCTTTGGTAATTTTCTGTAAATATTCCGTTGTTTGTTTCTAACTCAAACAATTGTGCGCCATGTGTTGCATCTGACATTGCTAACCATACTTTTCTTGATGATGAATCTCCTTCAAAATCTGAGGTAATTGCATTGATGTCAGAATTTAAAAATGTTGCTTGACTCATAATTTCTGGAAAATTCGGATTGGATAAGTCGAGTATTTCTACCGCTCCTAAATGCTCATTTCCTTGTTTATGATAACTTACGTAGGCTTTAGTACCTGATAATGTAATATGTGTTGCACTTAGCGTTTTACCTTCTACTACTAACGGAGCTACTTCTGCTACATGCTCCCAATAATACATTTCTTGTGTTCCGTTAACTCCTTCTGTTCGGCTAGCAAACTTTTGACCTGTTAAACCACTAACTATTGATTTAATAGTTGCTGTTCTATTTATATAGCTAATTCTAGAAGATAAAGAATTTCTATAATTATTTAACGTATATGGGCTTTTTGTTACTATTTCTTCTGTTGCTTCCATATTATCAATAATATCGTCTTCTATTTTTGATTGACAACCAACGAAAATGCCAACCAGTATAATTGCTAAAATTCTTAGTTTTTCCATTTTTTACTTGTTTTAATTATACTGTAAATTTATTTTTTCACTCCCTGTTACTGTTCTTTTTTCGATTAATTACCGGCAAGTATAGATTAATGGTAATCAACTACAAACCAGCTCTTTTAGCTTGTATTGAAGATTTATATGGATTCCAAGGGTCTTCGAATGATCGTTTGAAGAAGAACTCTTTATAATAAGCTATAGTTCTTACTATTCTTAAGTAAGTTCCTGTATATATCGTCATTAAAATAACATAAGGCCACAAGTATTTTTCTTCTTCTCTTCTTTCTGAAAAAATGTAAATACTTAGCATTTGTACATATGACATTACAAAGTATAATGTGAAGTTCATTGGGATAATAAACTGTAAAGAACTGTTATAATTTACAATAATATCTATGATATAAACCCACCACATGATATCTAAAATAACATTGTAGAATACGTTTTCTGCAAGTGAAAAAAAAGTTGACCAATTAAAATTTGCCGTAAGAAAATACACATCTTTATGTTTACGAACTCTAAAACGGATAATAGATTTATCCCATCTTAAACGTTGTTTTGTCAATACTTTAAATTTTGAAGGCGCATTGGTTAAACAAATCGCTTTTTCTTGAAAATATACTTTATAGCCAGACTTTCTAATCTTTACTGTGATATCTCCATCCAAACCTGGACCTATATCCCATCCGCCAATACTATCTATTACATCTTTTCTAAAAGCTCCAAATGCTCCTGAAATAATTTTATATATTCCCAAATAAGACGTAATTATTCTCCCTACTGATACTGTTTTTAAATACTCTATTGCTTGTAGTTTTGCGCACAAACTTTCTTTGTAGTTTCTCACTTTTACATTTCCTCCTACTGCAGCTATTTTATCGTTTATAAAAAAAGGTAAAAGTACTTGTTCAATTGCATCGCTATCAAAAGAACAATCGGCATCCAAATGCACAATGTATTTACCTTTGCTAAAACGCAGCGCTAAATTTGCTGCTGATGCTTTTCCTCCTCTCATCTCATTTCGTATAAACATATCTATCAACCCTAAACGTTCAAGGTTTTTACCTATGATAGGAGTATCATCATCAGAACCATCATCAACAATAATTAGTTCAAAATTTTTAAACGTTTGTTCTGCCAATGATTTGGTTAGCTTATACAAATGTTTTCCTTCGTTTTTCCCTGGAATGATTACAGATACAAAAGGATTTTCTTGAAAGAGTTTTCTTTTAGCTTCTTCAAATTTTTTAGCTCTTTTTTTTCCCGTAATGAGAAAAATAAATGCGATTACATAATCTATGATTATATAACGTGTAAACTCAAAGATTACGAAATACCAAAACACTCTTATAAATTTTGGTAAGCCAACCACAAACCAGTAATTTACATATTCTGGAACTAAATTATGTAGACTTAAAAATATCATTCGAAATACGTATTTGAGTTATCGGTTCCTAAAATTTTATGAATCTCTATTTTGATTTCTTGTTGGGTATCACTCAAGTTATCTGATAATAGCTTTGATAGATTATATTGTATGTTCTCTAATCTTTCTAACTTATTTTCTTTAGTTTCTGGGAGTAAAATATAGTAGCTATTAAACTTTTCTGCAGATAAGATGTCTGAAGCTTTTAAATACGATTGTATTATTGAACTTATTTCTTTGGTTAGGTTTAATTTTAAATCGGTGTTTAACAATTCTAACTGCTTATTTTCAAATGTTATTTTTGCCAAATAACTGTCTCCTTGTGTTACTTCTATTCTCTTTATTTCTTGGTTTACTATAATTTTAAAAAGACTCGTGTTCATACTACCTACAGAAATAGTTTCCGACTGAGGTTGACTTGTACTTTCTTGATTAAATAATATTTGTTCTCCTATTTCGGTTATTTTATAACTTCCTATTGTTTTTTCTAAAAGCTCATCTAATTTGTTTTCTGTTTCACAATCTAAACACAAGGCTTTCATGTTGGCATTTTGAAATTCGTGATTACAAGTATTACACGAATAGATTGATGAAGGTTTATCATAATCTATTCCGATATGTCTGAGATTTTTATCACATTTTGGGCACGCCAAACCATCGTCAACTTTAAAATCTTTTTCTGGTGCTACATGAGCACAAACAAAATGGTGAACCATATCATTTGCTACTATATCAATAGAATCACATTTCGGACAGCATTCTCTAAAATTTAGATAATTACCAGAGCAACTTTTGCAAAGGTGTACATAGTCTTTTAAGCTTACAGATAAACTATTTTCTTTTACTGCTTTTTCTAAATTTCTTAATAATGATATTGCTTCATTTTTTTTGTAGAACAATGAGATAAATGGAAATTCATATCCTATATAACTTTCTCTAGTTGCAATTGGTGTTAAAACTTTATTTCTCGAATAAGAAAATGCCATTGTTTTTAACTGAATAAGCTTTTCATGAGAAATTACTTTAGGTACTGTTAGGTTCTTTATTCTCTTTTTTATAGTTATTACTCTTTGTATATAAGAAGAGAATATGTTTAGCTCTACGTCACCATCGGTATGAATGGCTGCTTCTTTAGGTAATTTGTAAATGCTATTCACAAACAATGGCGACAAGCTAACTTGAATGTTTTTGTGTGTTCTTATACTATAAATAATGTCATTTGCATTAGTTACTGTATCAGTATCAATAATAAAACCATCTAAATATGCTAGCTCTTCGTTTTGTAACTCGCTAGTATGTGAAACCAACAAGAACGAATAACTATCTTGTATGATTCTTCTCGAATTTGATTTCTTTAAAACATTTAGCATGATTCCTACTTTTAATAGTTAATTTTATACTTTACAATGACATATATACTTCTGCTGGAAATTTGTCTTTTTTATCTCCTTTAACATCAAAAATTAATGTTTCTTTCGTTCCATTCTTTAAATAATCGTAGTATGCTAGATGCTTATAATCTTCATGATCCACAGCTAAAATGATTGCATCAAACGCTTCCGAGGTGGTGTTTTTAATGGTAAGTCCGTAACGTTTCTTTACTTCTTTTGGATCAACCATATAGTCTTGCACTACTACATTATATCCTCTTTTTTGAAGTTCTAAACACATTTCTGCTGTTTTAGAATTTCTAATATCATTTACATTTTCTTTAAAAGCTACTCCTTTTACTAAAATTGAAATATTATTTTTTAAAAATCTTTTAGCATATAACTTTCTTTCTATTTGTAAAACAATGTGATTTATCATGCTTTCATTTACTTCTCTAACTTGCTCAAGTAGCTTTGGAGTATACCTCATTTCTTTTGCCTTGTGTATTAAATAATACGGATCAACTCCTATACAGTGCCCTCCTACTAACCCTGGAAAATAATTATGAAAATTCCATTTAGTTCCTGCAGCTTGCAGTACATCTTTTGTGTTAATTTCTAGTGCGTTGAAAATTTGTGATAATTCATTCATTAAACCAATATTTACATCTCTTTGAATATTTTCTACCACTTTTGCAGCTTCAGCTACCTTAATTGCTGGTGCTCTGTGTACACCTGCCGTTACTACTTCTTCGTACACTTTTGCCACTGTTTCAAGAGATTCATCTGTACTTGCCGATACAATTTTTTTAATTTTTGTAAATGTGTGTTGTGTATCTCCTGGATTAATTCTTTCTGGTGAATATCCTACAGTAAAATCCTTATTTAGTTTTAATCTTGAAATTCTTTCTAAAATAGGCACACAAACTTCTTCGGTACACCCTGGAAATACTGTTGATTCAAAAACCACGCAATCTCCTTTTTTTAAGTATTTTGCTATCGTAGCTGTAGCTGATTTTAACGGTGTTAAATTTGGCTTTTTTAAATCATCTATAGGAGTTGGTACCGCTACGATGTAAAATTTAGCTTCTTTTAAAATTTCATCATTCGACGTAAAGCTTATATCCTTTCCTTTAAACTCTTCTGAAGGTAATTCTTTACATGGATCTTTATGTTGCATTAACTGTAGTACTTTGCCACCATTAACATCAAACCCAATTACTTTAAATTTTGATGCCATATGTACAGCCAATGGAAGCCCCACATATCCTAAACCTACAACTGCCATGTTTTCTTTTTTCTCTAAAAGGTTAGTGAATAATTGGTTTTTCTTGTAAGCTAATTTTGGAAATTGATTTTCAACCTGTAACCTGTTTGTTTTTAACGCTGTGCTCATCTTGTTTGTTTTTTTGTTAATTAATATAC
The nucleotide sequence above comes from Tenacibaculum singaporense. Encoded proteins:
- a CDS encoding FdhF/YdeP family oxidoreductase, encoding MDNKPKKQTDKQPSAEPPYKLLSLRTGKPKDWAAGIPGVTNAIKSLINDKALIRGGKALFKMNQFDGFDCPSCGWPDPDDERSPIAEYCENGAKAIAEEATSKRITANFFKENSVYELSQLTDYEIGHLGRLSEPMYLPKGGTHYEPISWDNAFAKIAEHLNKLESPDNAAFYTSGRTSNEASFVYQLFVREFGTNNFPDCSNMCHETSGFTLASVTGIGKGTATLKDFYDTDIIMIIGQNPGTNSPRMLSALEKGKKNGAKIIAVNPLPEAGLMKFRDPQKISGVLGKGIQLADLHLPVRINGDLALLKAIEQLLLHFEKETPGKVFDQEFINNKTVGYEDLIKQIESYDLDELAKASGILKEDIQKAAEMLAYKNRIIICWGMGLTQQPNGVDIIKEVLNLLFLKGSIGKPGAGSCPVRGHSNVQGNRTMLINNHPSQEQLDKLEEVFGFNPPRENGYDVVDTIKAMNNGKVKVHFSMGGNFLSATPDTTYTANGLRQLDLSVSVSTKLNRTHLIHGKEALILPTISKSEIDMVNGEHQYTSAENAMGIVEWSKGVLKPISDKLINETHIVCRMAKATLGSKSVVDWDRYMNSYDTVRDDIEKCIPGFENYNIRVKQKGGFYLPNGAREKNFKTKEFGDRVPFSLTSLPENKLTEDEYLMATVRTHDQFNTTIYGLNDRYRGVYNERRVVFMNKNDIEKAGFKSGDKVDLYNYDDNTERIAPLFIIVEYPIPEKNTVTYFPETNVLVSIHNTVKGSNMPASKHIKIKIKKHNPDIYDKIDGTLYKRSNS
- a CDS encoding chaperone modulator CbpM; the protein is MSDKELISVQKVIVHHNLDEQFIESIESFQLIEFIIKDSNKYLHTEQLPILEKIIRLHYDLEVNMQGIDVINNMLDRMDSMHKTIQQLENKLKLYE
- a CDS encoding DnaJ C-terminal domain-containing protein, translated to MEFIDYYKVLGINKNATAAEIKKAYRKLARKYHPDTNPNDEEAKKKFQQINEANEVLSNPENRKKYDEYGENWQHAEVYEEAKKQRGYQSKFGSGGSYQQYSSSGFDGTDFSDFFNAAFGGGRSSERRTAQFRGQDFNASLQLNLRDVYTSQKQVLTVNGKKIRITIPAGVENGQTIKIKGHGGEGINGGPRGDLYITFDIKPDANFKRDGANLYTEQSIDLYTAVLGGEVVISTFVDKVKLQVKSGTQNGTKIRLKGKGFPKYKKEGQYGDLYVTYKVNIPTNLTDEQRELFTKLSKLK
- a CDS encoding DUF4114 domain-containing protein, with amino-acid sequence MEKLRILAIILVGIFVGCQSKIEDDIIDNMEATEEIVTKSPYTLNNYRNSLSSRISYINRTATIKSIVSGLTGQKFASRTEGVNGTQEMYYWEHVAEVAPLVVEGKTLSATHITLSGTKAYVSYHKQGNEHLGAVEILDLSNPNFPEIMSQATFLNSDINAITSDFEGDSSSRKVWLAMSDATHGAQLFELETNNGIFTENYQRVNLSNILKDGVSASANGIAVTDSYLYITSGKTYGGTVQLNKDDLFAIGKETYSDAKYIAVNGTSDNSKIVSLVTGDNAQLRVNTVTEGLNSTIYGIGEIFHQNVVEAYRGKSTMEFSPLNSDQIYVAKGKDGVTLVDVTNGEIINESKGSFLVVGNTNGVSTDNDYVYAANGSDGISISPHPTSVGENIQPVFYWDLAEEGASANYIIADGEWVFVAKGNGGFKILRKRIKDEYKTITTYTTNGKPDGLEEDKEVCSSLLPNIYANVLPERQNAIEAHPEYFTNPVKNIVVKEETELYLTFVDEGAGYKNVLGYYTYQEGSVPTSEDQLDKVVIFPNASAKGSGGELIKGNTMRLLGTFEPGTVVGFFLIANGWRNGSITDGYYSQYTDIDFNLSGRQQSIIFYDKTCNSTVIAFEDISVPNGDNDFNDAIFEISASNPSAIDTSEFNQI
- a CDS encoding glycosyltransferase family 2 protein; protein product: MIFLSLHNLVPEYVNYWFVVGLPKFIRVFWYFVIFEFTRYIIIDYVIAFIFLITGKKRAKKFEEAKRKLFQENPFVSVIIPGKNEGKHLYKLTKSLAEQTFKNFELIIVDDGSDDDTPIIGKNLERLGLIDMFIRNEMRGGKASAANLALRFSKGKYIVHLDADCSFDSDAIEQVLLPFFINDKIAAVGGNVKVRNYKESLCAKLQAIEYLKTVSVGRIITSYLGIYKIISGAFGAFRKDVIDSIGGWDIGPGLDGDITVKIRKSGYKVYFQEKAICLTNAPSKFKVLTKQRLRWDKSIIRFRVRKHKDVYFLTANFNWSTFFSLAENVFYNVILDIMWWVYIIDIIVNYNSSLQFIIPMNFTLYFVMSYVQMLSIYIFSERREEEKYLWPYVILMTIYTGTYLRIVRTIAYYKEFFFKRSFEDPWNPYKSSIQAKRAGL